In one window of Electrophorus electricus isolate fEleEle1 chromosome 15, fEleEle1.pri, whole genome shotgun sequence DNA:
- the bloc1s3 gene encoding biogenesis of lysosome-related organelles complex 1 subunit 3 has protein sequence MASSKFQIVVQGEASETDSDDEVYITSLPFVHASTSVPGEASETDSEGEMGQSCKEVCAGNSEESLIFRQELPPLVVIRSEAELVSGADDELKSEADRKYSTLLQQKLEESNARLCADINQCFRYVYQNATREILMATTHLNNSQSGIINASHSVRLILEDLRSVTEKIEIITNCNLLPDITTRIPFSGL, from the coding sequence ATGGCGAGTAGCAAATTCCAGATCGTGGTGCAGGGAGAAGCGTCGGAAACGGACTCTGACGATGAGGTATACATTACATCGCTCCCGTTTGTGCACGCCTCCACCTCTGTTCCCGGAGAGGCTTCGGAGACCGACAGCGAAGGTGAAATGGGACAATCGTGCAAAGAAGTATGTGCCGGAAATTCGGAGGAGTCTCTGATATTTCGTCAAGAGTTACCTCCTCTTGTCGTTATTCGAAGCGAAGCTGAATTGGTTTCTGGTGCAGATGACGAATTGAAATCAGAGGCCGACAGAAAATACAGCACCTTACTGCAACAAAAACTGGAAGAGAGCAATGCTCGCTTATGTGCAGATATTAATCAATGCTTCCGCTATGTTTATCAGAATGCTACAAGAGAGATTCTAATGGCTACGACTCACTTGAATAATTCACAGAGTGGCATAATCAACGCATCCCACAGTGTCCGTCTTATTCTAGAAGATCTCAGATCTGTCACGGAGAAGATTGAAATCATCACAAACTGTAATTTGCTCCCAGACATAACCACACGTATCCCTTTTTCTGGCTTGTGA